AAAAGCCAGCGCAGCAGTAAACCGTTTATCGCGGTGGATTGCGGTGCGTTGACCAATGAACTGGCAGCCAGCGAACTGTTTGGCCATACCAGGGGATCGTTTACAGATGCCCATGCCGACAAGGAGGGGCAGTTTCAGCAGGCAAACGGGGGCACGCTTTTTCTGGATGAGATCGGCAACCTGTCGTATGAAAACCAGATCAAGCTGCTCAGGGCCACACAGGAGCGGAAAGTGCGGAAGTTAGGCGGGACCAGGGATGTAGAAGTGGATGTAAGGATCATCGTTGCCACAAACGACGACCTTGCTGCCGCGGTGCAAAAGGGCAGTTTCAGGGAGGACCTGTTTCACCGGCTCAATGAATTCAAGATCAATATTCCGCCACTCCGGAACCGGGGAGAAGATATCATCCATTTTGCCGGCTACTTTCTTGAAAACGCCAATCTTGAGCTTAACAGGAACATTATCGGATTTGAAAATGATGTAATTGAAATCATACTGAAATATCCCTGGCCAGGGAACATCCGAGAACTGAAAAATGTGATAAAACGGGCGGTGCTGCTTGCCACTGCCGGCATGATTACAAAGGCTGACCTCCCGCCTGAAATAACCTTACCAGGCAATGCGCCCACTCCGGCCAAAATCTTTCAACCTCCCACTACCGACCTGAAGTCAATGGCCGAGACCCAGGAAAAATCAACCATCATCAACGTGTTAAAGCAGGTGCATTATAACAAGACCAAAGCAGCCCGGCTGCTGAATATTGACAGGAAAACACTCTATAACAAGATGAAGCTTTACGGTATTGAAGGATGATTACAAATTATTAAGATTTAATTTTTTAAAGCCATCCTGTTAACGATATTTTTTTTACCAGCAGCCCCGTTAAGCAGCAGACAATATCCTTCAATCAGATTTTTAAGCCGGTTCACGGTTATTTAATTTCCGCCTTGCAGCCTGACAGGCAGAGCAATCCGGTTTCGAAGATAAAAAAAACGCCAGGAATTTATATCCGACCCCTCCGGGGCCGGATTCCGCAATGCCGATCATTTTCTAAACACATGTGACTCCGCCGGAGTCAGAATCCGGGTCCGGATTGAGACTTATGACCCCGGCGGGGTCAAATGTGTATAGAATGAAAAGTGCCGGATGAATCCCCGACCCCTGCGGGGTTGCACGCTTATTAAGAACAAATTAATATTTTATAATCGCCTTCAGGTCAAATGATTGCTTAGGCTTGATTGATATTTTATTGCAATAATCAACACCTCCATCATTGGATATTTTTATTTTAATGTCGTTCTGCGGTTATTCAATTTCCACCTTACTACCTGACAGGCGGAGCAATTCAGATTCGAGCAGGGGATGCAGGCGGTTGTTGATGGCTGTTATTTTCCGGAGCAGGGCTTTCACCGATTCCTCATTGATTTCCCCGTTTCCTGCATTTTCGAGTTGTTCCAGCACCTGCAGCGCCTGCGAAACCCCCATATGCCCGTAGCTGGTAAGCAGCTTGTGCGCCAACAACCTGATCCCTTCAAAATTACCGGTTTCACTGAGGTTCCATAATTCCTGCACAGCGGCATGCGAGGTATGCACAAAAGAGCGGATGATGCTGGCCAGCTGTTCAGGTTTTCCCGAAGCGAAGGTTTCAGCCTGACGGAGATCATAGAGCCGTCCGGACACCAGCTCATCCGGTTCACCCGGCTGCGGTTTGGGAATGGTATTTGAGAGATAAAATGCCACCCGCGACAAAAGGTCATGCTCGCTGAACGGCTTTTGAAGCACCTCGTTAAAGCCGGCCTCCATATACCCCGGATCATAACGGGCGACTTTCCCGGCCGTAAAGGCGATCACCGGCACCAGTGAAACCTCCGGGTCTTCGTGGGCCCGTATATGCCTGACCAGCTCGATGCCACTGACTTCCGGCAT
This sequence is a window from Lentimicrobium saccharophilum. Protein-coding genes within it:
- a CDS encoding sigma-54-dependent transcriptional regulator; amino-acid sequence: MYKVLIVDDDPTFCLMLKSYLGNKGFDVKEVFTAGSAIKASRESHFDIVLTDFRLPDIDGITLIAELKKIQHGVPVVLMTRYGDIRSAVTAIKSGAFDYITKPVNPDELLLTVNKAISKQKQEKKNESGIRSEPLPGNMSYLRGTSQPAMLVEQYISLIAPTDMSVIIQGESGTGKEYVARMIHMKSQRSSKPFIAVDCGALTNELAASELFGHTRGSFTDAHADKEGQFQQANGGTLFLDEIGNLSYENQIKLLRATQERKVRKLGGTRDVEVDVRIIVATNDDLAAAVQKGSFREDLFHRLNEFKINIPPLRNRGEDIIHFAGYFLENANLELNRNIIGFENDVIEIILKYPWPGNIRELKNVIKRAVLLATAGMITKADLPPEITLPGNAPTPAKIFQPPTTDLKSMAETQEKSTIINVLKQVHYNKTKAARLLNIDRKTLYNKMKLYGIEG